In Spodoptera frugiperda isolate SF20-4 chromosome 28, AGI-APGP_CSIRO_Sfru_2.0, whole genome shotgun sequence, one genomic interval encodes:
- the LOC118265394 gene encoding THAP domain-containing protein 1-like, with protein MTKCAILECKNESHNKNVSNSGISYHRFPKDPEIKGKWIELTGRQNWFPTKTSTICSDHFIQEDIMRINGKKFLVNTAVPQLKVFNFLSDASPNNSKNDVKLEPAPGSSSERQRTHTTETEETESGAGTPEETKLRETLRGKDHIIMKQRLLIKKLKARNRRLNHKIEDILKLLETKFGIDHKTLYNLKNTNIKVGDNNITKTE; from the exons atgacgAAATGTGCTATTTTAGAGTGCAAAAATGAAAGCCATAACAAAAATGTGTCTAATAGTGGTATATCGTATCATAG atttccgaaggatccagaaataaaaggaaaatggaTCGAGTTGACTGGACGACAAAATTGGTTTCCTACCAAAACTAGTACAATTTGTTCGGATCATTTTATACAAGAAGATATTATGAGGATAAACGGAAAAAAATTTTTAGTTAACACAGCAGTACCACaactaaaagtttttaattttcta tCAGATGCATCGCCGAATAATTCTAAAAATGATGTAAAACTTGAACCAGCTCCAGGATCTAGTTCAGAACGACAACGTACACACACAACCGAAACGGAGGAAACGGAGTCAGGAGCCGGTACTCCAGAGGAAACAAAATTACGCGAAACGCTTCGTGGGAAAGACCacataataatgaaacaaaggttgttgataaaaaaattaaaggcaAGGAATCGTCGattaaatcataaaattgaAGACATTCTAAAATTATTAGAAACAAAGTTTGGTATTGatcataaaacattatataatctgaaaaatactaatataaaggtgggtgataataatattacaaaaacggaatga
- the LOC118265327 gene encoding equilibrative nucleoside transporter 1, with translation MVKMDTTGSINTEALDAIENEEEVIDDSEERELVTDSCSTKVLSTGEQPRDNYSIVYILFYLFGITSLVPWNFVITANDYWMYKFREVKPNNLTMVVRKTEFQAEFTSFLNMATAVPNLAFLLLNSLYGHLIPMKAKLQGSLVIVTLCFLVTTAFVQVDTDEWQATFLIITIATVFVMSAASAVFIGGLVGIASRFSKEYMAAVVSGQSLGGIIAALAQIMSLAFKVSPLHSALIYFVIADIMVITSLISYMMLYKIDFFTHHILRGSGGMGSNRHRDVFITVIAKKIWVYAFSIFAVFAISMSVYPAVTVLVESHPSTTGTDWNNIYFVPVVNYLIFNCGDYAGRLVAGFLLRPTNQWIILAGSILRIIGVPMLMLCNAQPRNYLPVLFLWDWEYIIIMILFAFSNGYLTNIVMINSTRVVEVHEREKASSIIALMLSVGLCAGAGFGMLLVHLL, from the exons ATGGTCAAGATGGATACGACAGGGTCTATTAACACTGAGGCTTTAGATGCCATTGAAAATGAGGAGGAGGTTATTGACGATTCGGAGGAGAGGGAGCTGGTGACTGACTCATGCTCGACAAAGGTTTTGAGCACAGGAGAGCAGCCTAGAGACAACTACAGCATTGTTTatatactgttttatttatttggaatcACTTCGCTTGTGCCCTGGAATTTTGTTATTACTGCTAATGAT taTTGGATGTATAAATTTCGGGAAGTCAAACCGAATAATCTTACGATGGTGGTGCGTAAGACGGAATTCCAGGCGGAATTCACTTCGTTCCTCAACATGGCCACCGCTGTTCCTAACTTAGCATTTCTACTCCTCAATTCACTTTATGGGCATTT aatacCAATGAAAGCAAAATTGCAAGGATCTCTGGTTATAGTGACTTTATGCTTTCTGGTGACGACTGCCTTTGTCCAGGTGGACACGGATGAGTGGCAGGCAACATTCCTCATCATCACTATTGCCACTGTCTTCGTTATGTCCG CTGCCAGCGCGGTGTTCATCGGAGGCCTCGTTGGCATAGCGAGCAGATTCTCCAAAGAGTACATGGCAGCAGTCGTAAGCGGCCAGTCTTTGGGGGGCATCATCGCAGCTCTAGCGCAAATCATGTCACTGGCATTCAAAGTGTCCCCTCTACACAGCGCCCTTATATACTTCGTGATAGCCGATATAATGGTCATCACTTCCTTGATATCGTATATGATGTTATACAAGATTGATTTCTTCACCCATCATATTCTGCGAGGCAGTGGTGGTATGGGCAGTAACAGACATAGGGATGTGTTTATTACGGTGATTGCTAAGAAGATTTGGGTGTACGCCTTCAGTATATTTGCTGTGTTCGCTATCAGCATGTCTGTGTATCCAGCTGTTACAGTGCTGGTCGAATCTCATCCTTCTACTACGGGCACTGATTGGAATA ATATTTACTTTGTCCCCGTTGTGAATTATTTGATCTTCAACTGTGGTGATTACGCTGGGCGATTAGTGGCTGGATTCTTGTTGAGG CCAACGAACCAATGGATAATCCTCGCAGGCAGCATCCTCCGTATCATAGGCGTGCCAATGCTGATGTTATGCAACGCCCAGCCCCGCAACTACCTGCCAGTACTGTTCCTGTGGGATTGGGAgtacatcatcatcatgatcCTGTTCGCATTCAGCAACGGATACCTTACTAATATTGTGATGATCAATTCTACCAG GGTGGTGGAAGTACATGAACGTGAGAAGGCATCAAGTATAATAGCTCTAATGCTGAGCGTGGGATTGTGCGCAGGCGCCGGTTTTGGCATGCTCCTAGTACATCTACTATAA